One window of Lagenorhynchus albirostris chromosome 16, mLagAlb1.1, whole genome shotgun sequence genomic DNA carries:
- the GLRX3 gene encoding glutaredoxin-3 has translation MAAGAVEVAAAVVEVGSAGQFEELLRLRAKSLLVVHFWAPWAPQCGQMNDVMAELAREHPQVSFVKVGPSVLYPFSLFRLKVLTNKASVMLFMKGNKQEAKCGFSRQILEILNSTGVEYETFDILEDEEVRQGLKTYSNWPTYPQLYVKGELVGGLDIVKELKENGELLPILKGEN, from the exons ATGGCGGCGGGGGCGGTTGAGGTGGCGGCTGCTGTTGTGGAGGTCGGCTCAGCCGGGCAGTTTGAGGAGCTGCTGCGCCTCAGAGCCAA GTCCCTCCTTGTAGTCCATTTCTGGGCACCATGGGCTCCACAGTGTGGTCAGATGAACGACGTCATGGCAGAGCTAGCCAGAGAACACCCCCAGGTTTCATTTGTGAAG GTGGGACCTT CCGTTTTAtatccattttctctcttcaggCTCAAAGTACTGACAAATAAAGCTTCTGTGATGCTCTttatgaaaggaaacaaacag gaAGCTAAGTGTGGCTTCAGCAGACAGATTCTGGAAATACTAAATAGTACTGG TGTTGAATATGAGACATTTGATATCTTGGAGGATGAAGAA GTTCGGCAAGGATTAAAAACTTACTCCAATTGGCCGACATACCCTCAGCTGTATGTGAAAGGGGAGCTTGTTGGAGGATTGGACATCGTTAAG gaactgaaagaaaatggTGAGTTGCTGCCTATactgaaaggagaaaattaa